From the Pseudomonas sp. VD-NE ins genome, the window GCGGCAGGCGCCGAGGGTTCGGCCAGCAAGCCGCTGAGTATGCTGGTCGCGGCGGTCGGGGTGGTTTACGGCGACATCGGCACGAGCCCGTTGTACACCCTCAAAGAAGTGTTTTCCGGCGCTTACGGCGTACCGGTCAACCACGACGGCGTGCTGGGTATTCTGTCGTTGATCTTCTGGTCGCTGATCTGGGTCGTGTCGATCAAATACATGATGTTCGTGCTGCGCGCCGACAACCAGGGCGAGGGCGGCATCATGGCGCTCACCGCACTGGCGCGGCGCGCGGCGGGGCATCGCAAGAAGTTGCGGTCGTTGCTGGTGGTTTGCGGGCTGATCGGCGCGGCGCTGTTTTATGGCGACAGCATGATCACCCCGGCGATTTCCGTTTTGTCGGCGATTGAAGGTCTGGGGTTGGCGTTTGATGGCATCGACCATTGGGTCGTGCCGCTGTCGCTGGTGGTGCTGGTTGGATTGTTCCTGATCCAGAGCCATGGCACCGCACGAATCGGCATCCTGTTCGGGCCGATCATGGTCACCTGGTTCCTCGTCCTCGGCGCCCTCGGTGTGTATGGCATCAGCCACACGCCGGAAGTGCTGCATGCGATGAATCCTGCGTGGGCGGTGCGTTTCTTCACCGTGCACCCAGGCATGGGCGTGGCAATCCTCGGCGCGGTGGTGCTGGCGCTGACCGGCGCCGAAGCGCTGTACGCCGACATGGGCCACTTTGGCCGCAAGCCGATTGCCCGCGCGTGGTTCATTCTGGTGTTGCCGGCGCTGGTGCTCAATTACTTCGGTCAGGGCGCTTTGTTGCTGGAAAACCCGGAGGCGGCGCGTAACCCGTTCTATCTGCTGGCGCCGAGCTGGGCGCTGATTCCGTTGGTCGGCCTGTCGACGCTGGCCACGGTGATTGCCTCGCAAGCGGTGATTTCCGGTGCATTCTCCCTGACCCGTCAGGCGATTCAGCTCGGTTACATCCCGCGCATGTACATCCAGCACACATCCAGCGATGAGCAGGGCCAGATCTACATCGGTGCGGTGAACTGGGCGCTGATGGTCGGCGTCGTCTTGCTGGTGCTCGGTTTCGAATCCTCCGGCGCCCTGGCTTCGGCCTACGGCGTTGCAGTGACCGGCACCATGCTGATGACCACCATTCTGGTGTCGGCAGTGATGCTGCTGCTGTGGAAATGGCCACCGATCCTCGCCGTGCCGGTGCTGATCGGCTTCCTGCTGGTGGACGGTCTGTACTTCGCCGCCAACGTGCCGAAGATCGTGCAGGGCGGTGCCTTCCCGGTGATCGCCGGCATTGCCCTGTTCGTGCTGATGACCACGTGGAAGCGCGGCAAGCAATTGCTGGTCGAACGCCTCGACGAAGGCGCACTGCCGCTGCCGATCTTCATCAGCAGCATCCGTGTGCAGCCACCGCATCGGGTGCAGGGCACCGCGGTGTTCCTCACCGCACGCTCCGACGCCGTGCCGCATGCGTTGTTGCACAACCTGCTGCATAACCAGGTGCTGCATGAGCAAGTGGTGTTGCTGACGGTGGTCTACGAAGACATCCCGCGCGTACCGCCATCGCGACGTTTCGAGGTCGAAGCGCACGGAGAGGGCTTCTTCCGGGTGATCCTGCACTTCGGCTTCA encodes:
- a CDS encoding potassium transporter Kup, whose translation is MLVAAVGVVYGDIGTSPLYTLKEVFSGAYGVPVNHDGVLGILSLIFWSLIWVVSIKYMMFVLRADNQGEGGIMALTALARRAAGHRKKLRSLLVVCGLIGAALFYGDSMITPAISVLSAIEGLGLAFDGIDHWVVPLSLVVLVGLFLIQSHGTARIGILFGPIMVTWFLVLGALGVYGISHTPEVLHAMNPAWAVRFFTVHPGMGVAILGAVVLALTGAEALYADMGHFGRKPIARAWFILVLPALVLNYFGQGALLLENPEAARNPFYLLAPSWALIPLVGLSTLATVIASQAVISGAFSLTRQAIQLGYIPRMYIQHTSSDEQGQIYIGAVNWALMVGVVLLVLGFESSGALASAYGVAVTGTMLMTTILVSAVMLLLWKWPPILAVPVLIGFLLVDGLYFAANVPKIVQGGAFPVIAGIALFVLMTTWKRGKQLLVERLDEGALPLPIFISSIRVQPPHRVQGTAVFLTARSDAVPHALLHNLLHNQVLHEQVVLLTVVYEDIPRVPPSRRFEVEAHGEGFFRVILHFGFTDEPDVPQALKLCHLDDLDFSPMRTTYFLSRETVIASKLEGMARWREALFAFMLKNANGNLRFFNLPLNRVIELGTQVEM